Proteins from a genomic interval of Rhodococcoides fascians A25f:
- a CDS encoding MBL fold metallo-hydrolase, with the protein MTDTEVGYRQIADGTWAFMRPPGSWGQTNTGLIVGPGGASMLIDTVWDTNWAARVAADTAELIVDAPITEVLNTHSDGDHWWGNDSVPTSARITTSAASLHAMKEETPPKGVDAFASFGGKIGWIPGPVGAMGSYMNRVRGDATFPSALPRLPDHTFETTETIDVAGRSVHLRYLGPAHTEGDLIAHLPDVGVVFAGDLLFIDATPVLWHGPLQNWIDALDHLLELDAAVYVPGHGPLCGIDEIRAVRNYWSWVGEAGRRCFDAGLGSTEAALNLLKSGEFGQYAHWDSPERLILSMSTLYRLWRGEPPAPPTLTRRARAFADAGRFLREH; encoded by the coding sequence GTGACGGACACAGAGGTGGGATACCGGCAGATCGCCGACGGGACCTGGGCTTTCATGCGGCCGCCCGGCAGTTGGGGACAGACCAACACCGGACTGATCGTGGGGCCCGGTGGCGCGTCGATGTTGATCGACACCGTCTGGGACACTAATTGGGCAGCGCGCGTTGCCGCCGATACTGCCGAACTGATCGTCGATGCGCCGATCACCGAAGTGCTCAACACCCATTCCGACGGCGATCACTGGTGGGGAAACGATTCGGTTCCCACCTCTGCGCGCATCACCACCAGCGCCGCGTCGTTGCACGCGATGAAGGAAGAGACACCACCCAAAGGGGTGGACGCGTTCGCCTCCTTCGGTGGCAAGATCGGGTGGATACCGGGACCGGTCGGAGCAATGGGCTCGTACATGAACCGGGTCCGGGGTGATGCCACCTTCCCCAGCGCACTGCCGCGGCTGCCCGACCACACCTTCGAAACCACCGAAACCATCGACGTCGCAGGGCGATCCGTCCACCTGCGCTACCTGGGACCGGCGCACACCGAGGGCGACCTCATTGCTCACCTACCCGATGTGGGAGTCGTGTTCGCCGGCGATCTGCTGTTCATCGACGCCACACCGGTGCTCTGGCACGGACCGCTGCAGAACTGGATCGATGCCCTCGACCACCTCCTCGAACTCGATGCAGCCGTCTACGTTCCCGGCCACGGCCCTCTGTGCGGCATCGACGAGATACGCGCCGTGCGGAACTACTGGAGTTGGGTGGGGGAGGCCGGACGCCGCTGCTTCGACGCCGGGCTCGGATCGACCGAGGCCGCTCTGAACCTGCTGAAATCAGGCGAATTCGGGCAGTACGCCCACTGGGACTCACCGGAACGACTCATCTTGAGCATGAGCACCCTCTACCGCCTGTGGCGAGGCGAGCCGCCAGCGCCACCCACGCTGACGCGTCGAGCACGGGCGTTCGCGGATGCGGGGCGGTTCTTGCGAGAGCATTAG
- a CDS encoding NADPH-dependent oxidoreductase, which yields MTSSSASWVQQRYRDPALTALAHTNETIDVLLSHHSVRTFTGDPIDNATIETIVAAAQSAPTSSNLQAWSVIAVQNPARKKRLAALAANQAFIADAAVFLVFVADLGRARRLAAGHDAELGGADYFDSTILGAIDAALAAQNAVVAAESLGWGTVYVGAVRNAPDEIAAELGLAEQSIPVVGLAIGRAADETAGVKPRLPISSVLHHELYDPQAADAAVSVYEQRLAEYYATQGRTASWTASVLSRLRSGEAIGPRVTLRKSFESLGWKSR from the coding sequence GTGACCTCCTCTTCGGCCTCGTGGGTTCAGCAGCGCTACCGCGATCCTGCTCTGACTGCGTTGGCGCACACGAACGAGACCATCGACGTTCTGCTGTCGCATCATTCGGTGCGGACGTTCACCGGGGATCCGATCGACAACGCGACGATCGAGACAATCGTCGCTGCAGCCCAATCCGCGCCGACGTCGTCGAACCTGCAGGCCTGGAGTGTGATCGCGGTACAGAACCCGGCGCGCAAGAAGCGCCTTGCGGCGCTGGCCGCGAATCAGGCGTTCATCGCCGATGCCGCGGTGTTCCTGGTGTTCGTGGCCGATCTCGGGCGTGCCCGACGCCTCGCCGCCGGGCACGACGCCGAGCTCGGTGGTGCCGATTACTTCGACAGTACGATTCTCGGTGCCATCGATGCAGCGCTTGCCGCGCAGAACGCCGTCGTCGCCGCGGAGTCGCTCGGATGGGGCACCGTCTACGTCGGGGCGGTGCGCAATGCACCCGACGAGATTGCTGCTGAGTTGGGGCTGGCCGAACAGTCGATCCCGGTGGTGGGCTTGGCCATCGGCCGGGCGGCCGACGAGACCGCCGGGGTGAAGCCGCGGTTGCCCATCTCCTCGGTGCTCCACCACGAACTGTACGACCCTCAGGCAGCGGACGCGGCCGTGTCCGTCTACGAGCAACGACTTGCGGAATACTATGCAACGCAGGGCCGTACGGCATCCTGGACCGCGTCGGTGTTGTCCCGCTTGCGGAGCGGCGAGGCAATCGGCCCGCGCGTGACACTCAGAAAGTCGTTCGAATCCCTCGGCTGGAAGTCTCGGTAG
- a CDS encoding LLM class flavin-dependent oxidoreductase, producing the protein MRFQVLDIVFNPPHPVTGAVVTPADRFDRLIELAVLAEELGIDSFSVGERHAGDVLSSSPTVILGALAQATQRILLSTGVTVLSVLDPIRVAEDLGTIDQLSRGRLEVVIGKGNEVLQYPLFGLDIARQYEYLTENYELLRRLIREEHVDWTGRHRHPLSDATTLPRPFDGPFRIWHGSATSVEAVDLAAEWGDPIFTANALQPRENYKVLIDRYREQYLRHGHDPDKAYVGSGSGGLFLGTTTEAAVAEYRPIYEGIVAQQDKRTHDPSAKGKVTSFRTIDDAVARGPALVGSSERVAAKILDYHDAYGHDLQSVSINHVLDFERQKDTLRQFAEEVIPLVRAEVTTTLWTTEDKDRARGFTAS; encoded by the coding sequence GTGCGCTTTCAGGTCCTCGACATCGTGTTCAACCCTCCCCATCCGGTCACCGGTGCAGTGGTGACTCCGGCCGACAGATTCGACCGGTTGATCGAACTTGCCGTTCTCGCAGAAGAACTGGGCATCGATTCGTTTTCCGTGGGAGAACGGCACGCGGGAGACGTGCTCTCGTCCTCCCCGACGGTCATTCTCGGCGCGCTCGCCCAGGCCACGCAACGCATCCTGTTGTCCACCGGCGTCACCGTACTGTCGGTGTTGGATCCGATCCGCGTTGCCGAAGACCTCGGTACCATCGACCAACTGAGTCGAGGTCGCCTCGAAGTCGTGATCGGCAAAGGCAACGAAGTCCTGCAATACCCGCTGTTCGGACTCGACATCGCGCGCCAGTACGAGTATCTCACCGAAAACTACGAACTGCTCCGCAGACTCATCCGCGAGGAGCACGTGGATTGGACCGGCCGGCATCGACATCCGCTGTCCGACGCCACGACACTGCCCAGACCTTTCGACGGCCCCTTCCGGATCTGGCACGGCTCGGCCACCTCGGTGGAGGCGGTCGATCTGGCCGCCGAGTGGGGGGATCCCATCTTCACGGCAAATGCATTGCAGCCCAGGGAGAACTACAAGGTTCTGATCGACCGCTACCGCGAGCAGTACCTTCGTCACGGGCACGACCCGGACAAGGCCTACGTGGGTTCGGGCTCCGGAGGACTGTTCCTCGGTACGACGACCGAGGCTGCCGTTGCCGAATATCGGCCGATCTACGAGGGCATCGTCGCGCAGCAGGACAAACGCACCCACGACCCGTCGGCCAAGGGCAAGGTCACGAGCTTTCGGACCATCGACGACGCCGTCGCGCGGGGGCCGGCCCTGGTGGGTTCCTCGGAACGGGTCGCAGCGAAGATCCTCGATTATCACGATGCGTACGGGCATGATCTGCAGTCGGTTTCGATCAACCACGTCCTGGACTTCGAGCGTCAGAAGGACACGTTACGACAGTTCGCCGAGGAAGTGATTCCCTTGGTGCGGGCCGAGGTGACGACCACGCTGTGGACGACCGAGGACAAGGACCGCGCCCGGGGATTCACTGCGAGCTGA